In Nitrosophilus labii, the following proteins share a genomic window:
- a CDS encoding calcium:proton antiporter gives MESSDKPSSSFMEFFSAYWDIFVGIFFGILAFLAHKNGLPLVSTILAAISIGALSVTISEIAEILAERLGEPYGSFVLTFSAVAVEILLLFMILSSGEHADPETLETVKSGIISAVIVDMNVLLGLAVFVGGLAFKEQEHNEDTSSTYTTILFVSALALLVPSVLQFSNEAEKKLTEASIIISIMLAIYYIFIYIFQTKTHSHFFKSTARSRIMRMKRKINEEEEEENYIFDKFSNFINFIVIFALILMVGFIAEIFASDGMPVFKELGISTGLAGLIIAIISVTPEIFTAVKAAKNDQIQRVINIAMGASTVSILLTVPILMALSYMNGIHFTLDFNSLQIGALIFTVILAWKTTDNGETNYIEGISHLMLFICFAVIAALY, from the coding sequence TTGGAATCTTCTGACAAACCTTCGTCGAGTTTTATGGAGTTTTTCTCCGCATATTGGGATATCTTCGTAGGTATTTTTTTTGGTATATTAGCTTTTTTGGCTCACAAAAACGGCCTTCCTTTAGTAAGCACTATATTAGCAGCGATTTCAATAGGCGCACTATCCGTAACAATTTCGGAGATTGCCGAAATCTTAGCCGAAAGATTAGGCGAGCCTTACGGTAGTTTCGTTTTGACTTTTAGTGCGGTTGCGGTTGAGATACTTTTACTTTTTATGATACTAAGCAGTGGTGAACATGCTGATCCTGAAACGCTTGAAACAGTAAAAAGCGGTATAATCTCTGCTGTAATAGTCGATATGAACGTACTTTTAGGACTTGCCGTATTCGTAGGAGGTCTGGCTTTTAAAGAGCAAGAACACAATGAAGATACGTCGAGTACCTATACTACAATTTTATTTGTTTCTGCACTAGCACTTTTAGTTCCAAGTGTATTACAGTTTTCCAACGAAGCGGAAAAAAAACTTACAGAAGCGAGTATAATAATATCGATAATGTTAGCAATATATTATATTTTTATATATATATTCCAGACAAAAACCCATTCTCATTTTTTTAAATCTACTGCAAGAAGCAGGATTATGAGAATGAAAAGAAAAATCAACGAAGAGGAAGAAGAGGAAAATTATATATTCGATAAATTCTCTAACTTTATAAATTTTATAGTTATTTTTGCTCTTATACTGATGGTTGGATTTATAGCAGAGATTTTTGCTAGCGACGGTATGCCGGTTTTTAAAGAACTTGGTATATCTACAGGTTTAGCCGGTTTAATCATAGCTATCATAAGCGTTACTCCAGAAATTTTCACTGCCGTAAAAGCTGCTAAAAATGATCAGATTCAAAGAGTTATCAACATAGCGATGGGAGCATCAACGGTTTCTATTTTGTTGACTGTTCCTATATTGATGGCTCTTTCTTATATGAACGGTATTCATTTTACTTTAGATTTTAACTCTTTACAGATTGGTGCTTTGATTTTTACGGTAATTCTTGCTTGGAAAACAACCGATAATGGTGAAACCAACTATATAGAGGGAATATCACATCTAATGCTATTTATCTGTTTTGCCGTAATTGCCGCGCTGTATTAA
- the metG gene encoding methionine--tRNA ligase codes for MGKKMYITTPIYYVNDVPHIGHAYTTIIADSAARYFRLRGYDTFFLTGTDEHGQKIEQSAKSKRKSPKEYADEISKKFKDLWDQFEISYDRFIRTTDSEHIKGVQKAFEIMYEKGDIYKGEYEGHYCISCEAFFPETQLIEGEFCPDCGKVTTIVKEESYFFRLSKYQEDLLKWYKEVDDSILPKSKKNEVIRFVEDGLNDLSITRTSFDWGVKLPSSINDPKHVMYVWLDALLNYITALGFGTDEKLMHYWPANYHLVGKDILRFHAVYWPAFLMSLGLELPCHIAAHGWWTRNGEKMSKSKGNVVDPKTVADAYGLENFRYFLLREVPFGQDGDFSQKALIDRINSDLSNDLGNLLNRIIGMSGKYFDFKIKSENVKKFHEKELKEVEEITLSLEKYVKEMKWNKYLEELWKILSIANKSIDTYAPWSKMKEGRNDEAMATIALVANILTKTALLLHPVMPKTTSKLADALGFEITKENFDKFITNCQLLEETIIKKILPLFPKIEEPLMQESKPQEQKKKEEKKDNKEKKIEGIITIEDFFKVSIKVGVIKEVEEVPKSKKLLKLKVDLGEDRPRQIVAGIKEYFTPDELIEKQVCVVANLKPAKLMDILSEGMILAAKDEDGLTLITPMKRKKPGTPVK; via the coding sequence ATGGGTAAAAAGATGTACATAACTACACCTATTTATTATGTTAACGACGTACCGCATATCGGACATGCATATACTACCATTATTGCAGACAGTGCAGCAAGATATTTTAGACTAAGAGGTTATGATACGTTTTTTTTGACGGGTACTGACGAGCATGGACAAAAGATAGAGCAATCAGCAAAATCCAAAAGAAAATCTCCAAAAGAGTACGCTGATGAGATAAGTAAAAAGTTTAAAGATTTATGGGATCAATTTGAGATTAGTTACGACAGATTTATAAGAACGACAGATTCAGAGCATATAAAAGGTGTTCAAAAAGCATTTGAAATTATGTACGAAAAAGGTGATATATACAAAGGGGAGTATGAAGGACACTACTGCATTAGTTGCGAAGCCTTCTTTCCCGAAACTCAACTAATTGAAGGTGAATTTTGTCCTGACTGTGGAAAAGTTACAACTATTGTTAAAGAGGAGAGCTACTTTTTTAGACTCTCAAAATATCAAGAAGATCTGCTAAAATGGTATAAAGAGGTAGATGACTCTATTTTACCTAAGTCTAAAAAAAATGAGGTTATTAGATTTGTAGAAGATGGACTTAACGATCTTTCCATCACAAGAACCAGTTTTGATTGGGGCGTTAAACTACCCTCTTCAATCAACGATCCAAAACATGTTATGTATGTATGGCTTGACGCCCTATTAAACTACATAACAGCTTTGGGATTCGGAACAGATGAAAAACTTATGCATTATTGGCCTGCAAACTATCATCTTGTAGGAAAAGATATACTCAGATTTCATGCAGTATATTGGCCGGCCTTTTTAATGAGTTTAGGACTAGAACTACCGTGTCACATAGCCGCTCACGGTTGGTGGACAAGAAACGGTGAAAAGATGAGCAAATCTAAAGGAAATGTAGTTGATCCAAAAACCGTTGCAGATGCGTATGGACTGGAAAATTTCAGATATTTTCTTCTAAGAGAAGTTCCTTTTGGTCAAGATGGTGATTTTAGCCAAAAAGCTCTGATAGATAGAATAAATAGCGATTTAAGCAACGATCTTGGCAATCTTCTAAACAGAATTATTGGAATGAGCGGAAAATATTTCGATTTTAAAATAAAGAGCGAAAATGTTAAAAAATTTCATGAAAAAGAATTAAAAGAGGTTGAAGAGATCACGCTCTCTTTAGAGAAATATGTAAAAGAGATGAAATGGAACAAATATCTTGAAGAGCTATGGAAAATCCTATCTATCGCCAATAAATCTATCGATACCTACGCTCCTTGGAGTAAGATGAAAGAAGGTAGGAACGACGAAGCTATGGCCACCATAGCGCTAGTAGCCAATATATTGACAAAAACCGCCCTGCTTTTACATCCTGTTATGCCTAAAACTACTTCTAAACTTGCGGATGCTTTGGGATTTGAAATTACAAAAGAGAATTTTGATAAATTTATCACAAATTGTCAGCTTTTAGAAGAGACTATTATTAAAAAAATTCTTCCTCTGTTTCCTAAAATAGAAGAACCTTTGATGCAAGAATCAAAACCGCAGGAGCAGAAAAAGAAAGAAGAGAAAAAAGATAACAAAGAGAAAAAAATAGAAGGCATCATTACTATAGAGGATTTTTTTAAAGTATCTATAAAAGTTGGGGTAATAAAAGAGGTCGAAGAGGTTCCAAAAAGCAAAAAACTTTTAAAACTCAAAGTAGATCTAGGTGAAGATAGGCCAAGACAGATAGTTGCAGGTATAAAAGAGTACTTTACACCTGACGAGTTGATTGAAAAACAGGTTTGTGTAGTTGCCAACTTAAAACCCGCAAAATTGATGGATATTTTAAGCGAAGGTATGATTTTGGCCGCAAAAGATGAGGATGGACTCACTTTAATAACACCTATGAAGCGAAAAAAACCCGGCACCCCTGTTAAATGA
- a CDS encoding class 1 fructose-bisphosphatase, translating to MHEIFEAIKRGAKRVHEAINFEELGYCEGENCSGEKQLKLDVKSDEVIEEELSKINSVKILASEEKTEPLLINENGKYLIGYDPLDGSSLIDVNLSVGSIFGIYENGFNGKDLVASAYIVYGPRVELVIATVKVERFILRDGEFHFMEEIRLANKGKINAPGGTQKEWYDYHKSMIDSLFKEGYRLRYSGGMVPDLHQVLVKGGGLFSYPGTKDKPNGKLRKVFEVLPFANIFEKAGGFAINEKGERLLNLKIDNVHDTTPCFFGSKYEIDRVKEYYDIKG from the coding sequence ATGCATGAGATTTTTGAAGCGATAAAAAGAGGTGCAAAAAGAGTTCACGAAGCGATAAATTTTGAAGAACTCGGTTACTGTGAAGGTGAAAATTGTTCTGGTGAAAAACAACTAAAACTAGATGTTAAAAGTGACGAAGTAATAGAAGAAGAGTTATCAAAAATTAACTCCGTTAAAATTTTGGCAAGTGAAGAGAAAACCGAGCCACTTCTTATAAATGAAAACGGAAAATATCTTATAGGCTATGATCCTTTAGATGGAAGTAGTCTTATTGACGTAAATCTAAGTGTTGGTTCCATATTTGGTATTTATGAAAACGGTTTTAACGGAAAAGATTTGGTAGCTTCTGCATATATTGTTTACGGTCCGAGAGTAGAGCTTGTCATAGCCACAGTAAAAGTTGAAAGATTTATTCTAAGAGATGGAGAGTTTCATTTTATGGAAGAGATTAGGCTAGCTAACAAAGGTAAAATAAATGCACCCGGAGGTACTCAAAAAGAGTGGTACGACTATCATAAATCTATGATAGACTCTCTTTTCAAAGAGGGTTATAGGCTTAGATATTCTGGAGGAATGGTACCGGACCTTCATCAGGTTTTAGTAAAGGGTGGAGGACTTTTTAGTTATCCCGGAACAAAAGATAAGCCAAATGGAAAACTAAGAAAAGTTTTTGAGGTATTACCTTTTGCAAATATATTTGAAAAAGCCGGTGGATTTGCAATAAACGAAAAAGGAGAGAGACTTCTCAACCTCAAAATAGATAACGTTCACGATACTACTCCATGTTTTTTCGGCTCAAAATATGAGATAGATAGAGTAAAAGAGTATTATGATATAAAAGGTTAA